The genome window TCAATCCCACCATACGGGCAAAACCACCCCCGGCATACATCCAACCGGGTGACGAAATCACAATGATTGCTTGCCCAGCAGCCGTTCGATGAACTCGGCAACCCCTTCTTCGTCATGCGGTCCGGCGAGATAACCCGCAACGTCCATCGATTCCAGATCGGCATCGGCCATCGCCACCGGGATGTCCGACCAATCCAGCAGCGGCAGGTCCGCGGGCACCGCACCGAAGGCAACCGTGGTCGCGGCCGGCGCTTTGTTCTGACGGCACAACGATCTCAGGTGACTGGCGTGGTCCACTCCCACCGGCAGCACGTCGACGAAACCGGGCGCGGGAATCGCCACCGCCCCCATGGAAGCGATTTCACGCCGGACTTTCTCCGCCAGGATCGCCACGGGAACGGAATCGGACTGGACCATGATCTTTGTCACAGGACCGGAAACCTCGACCCTTTCGGACCAGGTCAGCCCGGGCGAGTCCGCCCAGCCGATCCGGAAATCCTCGTCGAGCTCGCACCCGCCCAGCGAGTCGAACGCGAGCCGGACGCCGTCGAGCCTGCCCCGCAGGATTGCCGCGAGCCGACGCGATTCCTGCACGGAGAACATTTTCGCCGCCAGCAGCCGCTCCCGCCAAGGGTCGAACACGACTCCGCCACCGGAACAGACCAACGTCTGAGCACCCGCCTGTCGCGCCAATTCCAGCGCCGATCGAAGCGGGCGGGTGGTGACGAGCACGAATCGTCCTCCGCCGGAACACAACCGGGTTATCGCACGCCGCGTGCGCTTCGTTACGCCCGTCCCGGCCGCCACCAAAGCATTGTCCAGACTGGATGCGACCAGGAATTCGGTACGGGTTTCAGCAATCACCGCCACACACCACTTCTGCGGAAAGTGTTCGACATGCGTTGCCTGGACGTGCCGGGTTTTCGGCGCGCGACGACGAGTACCGCTCGCTTTGCTCCGGGGCGCCGCACACCAGGTCGGCCGATCGTCAACCGTGCTGCATGCCACGAGCGGCTGTCAACACGCCTCGACCTCGGTTGTCCCGCCGGCGGGACAACCGAGGTCGCCTGCCTGGAGTCCGGTGCACGCAAAGCCGCACGTAGGAGTGTGCGAGACCGAGGGCAGGATCGTCCGATGTGAGTCGCACCGCTCCACCTCCATGGCGGCGGCCATCCGGGTGACGGCCACGCATCCGGGAAATCCGACAACGAGAAACGCGTGGCGGTGGAAGGGCCCGAGTAGGTAGCGAGGAATCCGAAGGGACGGAATATTCCGCGGAGTTCGAGCACGAGGTGCCGTGGGGGCCGTGACGGACGAGGGCGGCAAGGGTGGACGCGGGTGGCAAGGTTGGACGAGCGGAGCCAAGAAGTGGGCACCGGCAGCAGGGGTGGGCATGGGCGGCCACAGCGGGCGCAATTGGCAACCGGGGCGCCCGTAGGACGCGGGCGGGCGACGAGGCAGCTTCCGCACGGCCACGGCGGGCGTAGCGGGCCACTCGGGGAGAGGCGGCGGTGAGGCGGCCACCAGGAAGCGGGCTGTTGCGTTCGAGCCGACGCAGACGCTGGCGACCAAGCCGACGCGGGCTGTGGGCCCCGGGGCAGTCGCGCGCCACGCCGGAAGCAGGGGCGGCGGGAATCCCGCCGTGGTGCGTGCGTTGATTGTGAACGTGATGCCACCGCGTTTCTCCGTGCTCGACCGCTCGCGCACCCGCCAGGGGCAGGGCCACCCCGAAGCGCTGCGGGACACCGTCGCGTTCGCCCGCGAGATCGAGTCGCTGGGCTACCACCGGTTCTGGCTCTCCGAGCACCATGGCGTCCCGGGCGTGGCAGGCTCCGCCCCCACCGTGCTGGCCGCCGCCGTCGCGTCGGCCACCTCAAGCATCCGCGTCGGGACCGGTGGCGTGATGCTGCCGAACCACCGGCCGCTGGTGGTGGCAGAGCAGTTCGGCGTGCTGGAGTCGCTGTTCCCCGGCCGGATCGACATGGGTCTGGGCCGCTCGCTGGGCTTCACCGCTCCGGTACGGCGCGCGCTCGGCGCGGACAGGGCAGACGCCGAGCGGTTCCGGGAGCAGGTCGCGGAGCTGCTCGGGTACTTCACCGGAGACCGGCCCGGGGTGCGGGTGAGCCCGAGCGAAGGGCTGCGCGTCCCCGCGTTCGTGCTCGCCACCGGCGCCGGCGCCGACCACGCGGCCGAGCTCGGGCTGCCGCTGGTGATCGCCGCCGTGCGCGGGGAGGACGCGATGCTGCGCGCGATCGAGCGGTACCGCGACCGGTTCCGGCCGTCGGCCTCGACACCGGCGCCGTACGTGGTCCTCTCGCGCACGGTGGCCGTGGCGGAGACGACCGAACGCGCGTACGAGCTGCTGGTGCCGGAGGCGTGGGCGATGGCCTTCTCCCGCACGCGCGGCGTGTTCCCCGCGCTCGCCCCGGTCGGCGAGGTGTTGTCGCTGGAGATGACCGACCGCGAGCGGCGGCTGTTCCAGGAGGCCATGCGCGCCGACGTCCACGGGACCGAGGACGAGGTCCGCGCGGCGCTGACCCGGCTGGGCGAGCGCACCGGCGCGGACGAAATCCTGGTCACCACGAGCACCTACGACCGCGGGCGGATGCTGGACTCCTACCGCAGGCTCGCGTCCGTGGCGGGGCTGCTGCCCACCCCCGTGGGAGGCTGACGGGCCGACGTCCGGCCGGTGCGCGGATTCGGCCGTACGGTGCCGGCATGGTGGACTTCCGGGCTCTGCTGATCGACATCGACGGCGTGCTGACCGTGTCGTGGCGGCCGCTGCCGGGCGCCGTCGATGCGCTGGCGCGGTTGCGCGCGGCGGGCGTGGGCGTCCGGCTGGTCACCAACACCACCTCGCGGACCCGCTCCTCCATCGTCCGCGCGCTGCGCACCGGCGGCTTCGACATCGCGACCGACGAGGTCATGACCGGTGTGGTGGCCACGGCGGAGTACCTGCGCCACCACCACCCAGGTGCCCGGTGCCTGCTGCTCAACAGCGGTGACGTCACCGACGACCTGGAAGGCGTCACGCTCGTCGACGACGATCCCGACGTGGTCGTGCTCGGCGGCGCGGGCCCGGAGTTCGGCTACGGGGCGATCAACCGCGTGTTCGGCCACGTCCAGCGCGGCGCGTCCTTCGTCGCGATGCACAACAGCCTGCGGTGGCGCACGAGCGAGGGGCTTGTCCTGGACAGCGGCGCGTTCCTGCTCGGCATCGAGCGGGCGGCCGACCGCGAGGCGGTGGTGGTCGGCAAGCCCAGCGGGGAGTTCTTCACCTCGGCACTGCACTCCCTGGAGGTCGAGCCCGGGGCCGCGCTGATGGTCGGCGACGACGTCGAGTCCGACGTGCTGGCCGCGCAGCGCCTGGGGATCACCGGCGTGCTGGTGCGCACCGGCAAGTACACGCCGGAGACCACCGAGGCGGCTTCCGGCGTGCCCGACCACGTGCTCGACTCGTTCGCCGACGTGCCGGACCTGCTCGGGGTCTGACTCCGGCGACCGTCCAATCAGGCCAGGAGGACGAGCAGGAACCAGGAACTCAGTGCACCGGCAGCAGCACACCGCGCTCGGAAGCCGGGCGCGGACCGGTGATCCGTCGTTGCGACTCCTCGATCCGGACGTCGTTGATGCTGGCCTCCCGGCGGCGCATCAGACCGTCCTCTGCGAACTCCCACAGCTCGTTTCCGTAGCTGCGCCAGAAAACGCCTTCCGGGTCGTGGCACTCGTACTGGAAGCGCACCGCGATGCGGTTGCCGCGGAACCCCCACAGCTCCTTGCGCAACGCGTAGTCGAGCTCCCGCTGCCACTTCTCGCGCAGGAAGCCGATGATCTCGGCGCGCCCGGTGATGAAGCGGTCCCGGTTGCGCCAGACCGAGTCCTCGGTGTAGGCGAGCGCGACGCGCTCCGGGTCCCGGGTGTTCCAGGCGTCCTCGGCGGCCTGCACCTTCTGCAGCGCGGTGTCCTCGTCGAACGGCGGGAAAGGCGGTCGGGGTGTCATCCGGCGGCTCCAGGTCCGGTGGAGAACGTTCGTTCTCCTCTCGCCCGCTACAGTAGAGAACGACCGTTCTCCTTCGCCACCGGGAGGCAGCGTGCAACGCCGCGAAGCCGAGGAGCGGCTGCTCGACACCGCCGAAGCGCTGTTCTACGAGCGCGGGGTGCAGGCGGTCGGGATGGCCGAGGTCCGCACCGCCTCCGGCGTCTCGCTCAAGCGGCTCTACCAGTGCTTCGAGTCCAAGGACCGGCTCGTCGAGGCCTACCTGCGCCGCCGCGACGAACGCTGGCGGGCGTCACTCGACCGCTACGTCGCCACCCACCCGGACGGCGGAGTCCTGGCCGTCTTCGACTGGCTCCACGAGTGGTTCGCCGAGCCCGGCTTCCGCGGATGCGCCTTCATCAACTCCTTCGGCGAGCTGGGGGCGACCTCCCCCGCGGTGGCACGCGCCGCACGGGATCACAAGGACGCGCTGCGCGCCTACCTGCTGGACCTGCTGGACGCCCCTGACCAGGAAGAACTCGCCGACCAACTGCTCGTGCTGATCGACGGGGCCATCACCGGCGCCGCGATCGGCGGCTCGCCCCGCACGGCGCTCGCCGCCCGCTCGGTCGCTCACGCGCTGGTGGCGGCCACGCGCTGAACCAGCCGACGAGTTGTCAGGTGTGACTTGACGCACAATTCTTGTCGTGACGGTCCGTCGCCAAGCTCGCCGGGACACGTGACACCCGGCTAGCGGGGCCCTCCGGCGAGGAGGCATTCCATGACGATCATGCGTGTCAAGTCAGCGGAGCAGTCGATACGCGACGCCGAAGCCCCGGAGTTCCGGCTTCGCCGGGTGCTGTCCGCGTGGGACCTGCTGGGCATCGGTATCGGCGCGATCATCGGCACGGGCATCTTCGTGCTGACCGGGGTGGCCGCGGCCACCGACGCCGGACCCGGAATCGCGATCTCGTTCGTGCTCTCGGGCATAGCGTGCGGGCTGGCCGCGCTCTGCTACGCCGAGTTCGCCTCGGTCGTGCCCGTCGCGGGGTCGGCATACACGTTCTCCTACGCCTCGCTGGGCGAGTTCCTCGCCTGGATCATCGGCTGGGACCTCGTGCTCGAGTTCATCATCGGCGCCTCGACGGTGTCGGTCGGCTGGTCGCAGTACTTCGTCGAGGCGCTCAGCGCCATCGGCCTGGGACTGCCGCCCACGCTGACGGCCGCTCCCGGGGCCGGCGGGGTGGTCAACGTGCCCGCGGCGGTCATCGCGCTGCTGCTCACCGTCGTGCTGGTCGTGGGCATCCGGCTCAGCTCCGCGGTGACCAACGTCGTCGTGGCCATCAAGCTCGCCGTGGTGCTGTTCTTCATCATCTTCGGCGCGTTCTTCATCAAGGCCGCGAACTGGAGCCCGTTCATCCCGCCGCACCAGCCGCCGGACCCGGCAGCCGCGGGCTCGGCGCTGGACGAGCCGCTGATCAACGCGATCTTCGGGGCCACCGGGTCCTACGGCCTCAGCGGCCTGGTCGCCGGTGCCGCGCTGGTGTTCTTCGCCTACATCGGCTTCGACATCGTCGCCAGCGGTGCCGAGGAGACCCGCAAGCCGCAGCGCGACATGCCGATCGGCATCCTGGGCTCGCTGGCGGTCTGCTCGGTGCTGTACGTGCTGGTGTCGCTGGTGATGACCGGCATCGTCAAGTACACCCAGCTCGACACCGCGGCTCCGATGGCCACCGCGTTCCAGGCCATCGGCGCGCCGTGGGCGGTCGGGCTGGTGTCGCTGGGCGCGATCGCCGGCCTCACCACGGTGATCCTCATCCTGATGCTGGGGCAGGCACGGGTCGGGTTCGCCATGAGCCGCGACGGGCTGCTGCCGGTGTGGTTCGCCAAGGTGCACCCGAAGTTCCGGACGCCCTACCGGATCACGCTCATCACCGGCATCCTCGTGGCGATCATCGCGTCCCTGACACCGATCGACCTGCTGGCCGAGATGACCAACATCGGCACCCTCTTCGCGTTCGTGCTGGTCTCGGCGGGTGTGCTGGTGCTGCGGCGCACGCGGCCGGACCTGCCGCGCGCGTTCAAGGTCCCGTGGGTGCCGGTGCTCCCGATCCTGGCGGTGCTGTCCTGCCTGTACCTGATGCTCAACCTGGACGGGTGGACGTGGATCCGGTTCGGCATCTGGATGCTGATCGGGCTGGTGGTCTACTTCGCCTACAGCTCACGCCACAGCAGGCTCGCCAAGGCGCAGTCGATCGAAGAGGCGGCCGGCGGGTTGTGACCCTCGGGCGGCTCGAACCGGGGTGGTCCCGCCGCCGCGGGGCCACCCCGCCGCTGCCTAGACGCTGCCTAGCCGATCTGTTCGTCCATGAAGCACCACTGCCATGACTCCCCCGGCTCGAAAGAGCGGACGACGGGGTGGCTGGTGTGGTGGTAGTGCACGGTGGCGTGGCGCATCGGACTGGAGTCGCAGCACCCCACGTGCCCGCACTCGGTGCAGATCCGCAGGTGCGTCCAGTCGTCGCGGCCCTCGGCCAGGCATTCCTCGCAGCCGTCGGGGCTGCTCGGCACCGGGTCGCGTCCATCGGCCGCCACCAGGTGCTCACAACTCGCGGCCATCGGGTGACCTCCTCGCGCGGCTAGTGGCACGGCGTCGCGGGCGTGCGGCTCGGCGTGCCGTGCCGAATCCTTCCCTCGAGGAAACGACGTCCCCGAACCTAGCCCGCGGTCGCGGGCAGCGCAGCGGAGCGGGAGGAAGCATGCACGAGCTGCCGGAGCTGATGGCCCTGCTCGCGGGCGCCCTGGCGGTGACGGCGCTGGCCAGGCGGTGGGGCGTCTCCGCCCCGCTGGCACTGGTAGTGGTGGGTCTGGCGATGTCGTACCTGCCGGGGCTGCCCGACTACCAGCTCGACCCGGAGATCGTGCTGGTGCTGATCATCCCGCCGCTGCTGTACTCGGCGGCGCTGCGCAGCTCGTCGATCGGCATCAAGGCCAACCTGCGTCCCATCGGGCTGCTGGCGTTCGGGCTCGTGCTGTTCAGCACGCTGGCCGCCGGGCTCGTCGCGTGGTGGCTGGTGCCGGGCATGTCGCTGGGCGTGGCACTGGTGCTCGGCGCGGTCGTCGCCCCGCCCGACGCGGTGGCCGCGATCGCGATCGGCCGCAGGCTGGGGCTGCCTCGCCGGCTCATGACCGTGCTCGGCGGCGAGAGCCTGGTCAACGACGCGACCGCGCTGACCGCCTACCGGGCCGCCATCGCGGTGGTGATCGGGTCCGGGCTGTCGCTGCTGGGCGGTGTCGGGATGTTCCTGCTCGCCTCCGCGGGCGGACTCGTCGTCGGCTACGTCGTGGGGTGGCTGGTGCACCAGGTCCGCGCCCGCCTCGACGACGGCAACCTGGAAAGCGCCGTCGGGCTGCTGGTCCCGTTCGCCACCTACCTGCTGGCCGAGGAGATCCACGCCTCGGGCGTGCTGGCGGTGGTGGTGGCCGGGCTCTACCTGGGGCACCGCGCCCCCGCGTCCGACGCGGCGACCCGCCTGCAGGACCGGGCGGTGTGGGACGCCGCCGACACCCTGCTCGAAGCGCTGGTCTTCGCCCTCATCGGGCTCCAGCTGCGCACCGTCGTCGACGGCGTCTCCGCCGACCTGCTGCCGCTGACCGCCGCCGGGCTCGCGGTGACCGCCGCGGTCGTCGTGGCACGCGTGGCGTGGGTGTTCACCACCATGTACGCGCCGCTGTGGTTGTCGAGGAAGCGGGACGCGCCGCCGTGGCAGCACGCCGTCGTCGTGTCGTGGGCGGGAATGCGCGGTGTCGTGTCACTGGCCGCCGCGTCGGCCGTACCGGTCGCGACGCTCTCCGGCGCGCCGTTCCCGAACCGCTCCGAGGTGGTGTTCCTGGCCTTCTTCGTCACCCTCGCCACGCTGCTCCTGTACGGGTCGACGCTGCCGTGGCTCATCCGGCGGCTGGGCGTGCGGGGGCGGGACAGCTACACCGACGCGCTCGCCGAAGCCGAGGCGCAGCACAACGCCGCCCGCGCGGCGCGGGACCGGCTCGACGACCTGACGCGGGAGTCCCAGCCGCCGGGCAGGGTCGCCGACCGGCTCCGGCAGGCGGCCCAGCACCGCAGCAACCAGGC of Saccharopolyspora erythraea contains these proteins:
- a CDS encoding HAD family hydrolase; amino-acid sequence: MIAETRTEFLVASSLDNALVAAGTGVTKRTRRAITRLCSGGGRFVLVTTRPLRSALELARQAGAQTLVCSGGGVVFDPWRERLLAAKMFSVQESRRLAAILRGRLDGVRLAFDSLGGCELDEDFRIGWADSPGLTWSERVEVSGPVTKIMVQSDSVPVAILAEKVRREIASMGAVAIPAPGFVDVLPVGVDHASHLRSLCRQNKAPAATTVAFGAVPADLPLLDWSDIPVAMADADLESMDVAGYLAGPHDEEGVAEFIERLLGKQSL
- a CDS encoding MsnO8 family LLM class oxidoreductase, with the translated sequence MPPRFSVLDRSRTRQGQGHPEALRDTVAFAREIESLGYHRFWLSEHHGVPGVAGSAPTVLAAAVASATSSIRVGTGGVMLPNHRPLVVAEQFGVLESLFPGRIDMGLGRSLGFTAPVRRALGADRADAERFREQVAELLGYFTGDRPGVRVSPSEGLRVPAFVLATGAGADHAAELGLPLVIAAVRGEDAMLRAIERYRDRFRPSASTPAPYVVLSRTVAVAETTERAYELLVPEAWAMAFSRTRGVFPALAPVGEVLSLEMTDRERRLFQEAMRADVHGTEDEVRAALTRLGERTGADEILVTTSTYDRGRMLDSYRRLASVAGLLPTPVGG
- a CDS encoding TIGR01458 family HAD-type hydrolase — its product is MVDFRALLIDIDGVLTVSWRPLPGAVDALARLRAAGVGVRLVTNTTSRTRSSIVRALRTGGFDIATDEVMTGVVATAEYLRHHHPGARCLLLNSGDVTDDLEGVTLVDDDPDVVVLGGAGPEFGYGAINRVFGHVQRGASFVAMHNSLRWRTSEGLVLDSGAFLLGIERAADREAVVVGKPSGEFFTSALHSLEVEPGAALMVGDDVESDVLAAQRLGITGVLVRTGKYTPETTEAASGVPDHVLDSFADVPDLLGV
- a CDS encoding nuclear transport factor 2 family protein — its product is MTPRPPFPPFDEDTALQKVQAAEDAWNTRDPERVALAYTEDSVWRNRDRFITGRAEIIGFLREKWQRELDYALRKELWGFRGNRIAVRFQYECHDPEGVFWRSYGNELWEFAEDGLMRRREASINDVRIEESQRRITGPRPASERGVLLPVH
- a CDS encoding TetR/AcrR family transcriptional regulator gives rise to the protein MQRREAEERLLDTAEALFYERGVQAVGMAEVRTASGVSLKRLYQCFESKDRLVEAYLRRRDERWRASLDRYVATHPDGGVLAVFDWLHEWFAEPGFRGCAFINSFGELGATSPAVARAARDHKDALRAYLLDLLDAPDQEELADQLLVLIDGAITGAAIGGSPRTALAARSVAHALVAATR
- a CDS encoding amino acid permease — its product is MTIMRVKSAEQSIRDAEAPEFRLRRVLSAWDLLGIGIGAIIGTGIFVLTGVAAATDAGPGIAISFVLSGIACGLAALCYAEFASVVPVAGSAYTFSYASLGEFLAWIIGWDLVLEFIIGASTVSVGWSQYFVEALSAIGLGLPPTLTAAPGAGGVVNVPAAVIALLLTVVLVVGIRLSSAVTNVVVAIKLAVVLFFIIFGAFFIKAANWSPFIPPHQPPDPAAAGSALDEPLINAIFGATGSYGLSGLVAGAALVFFAYIGFDIVASGAEETRKPQRDMPIGILGSLAVCSVLYVLVSLVMTGIVKYTQLDTAAPMATAFQAIGAPWAVGLVSLGAIAGLTTVILILMLGQARVGFAMSRDGLLPVWFAKVHPKFRTPYRITLITGILVAIIASLTPIDLLAEMTNIGTLFAFVLVSAGVLVLRRTRPDLPRAFKVPWVPVLPILAVLSCLYLMLNLDGWTWIRFGIWMLIGLVVYFAYSSRHSRLAKAQSIEEAAGGL
- a CDS encoding UBP-type zinc finger domain-containing protein: MAASCEHLVAADGRDPVPSSPDGCEECLAEGRDDWTHLRICTECGHVGCCDSSPMRHATVHYHHTSHPVVRSFEPGESWQWCFMDEQIG
- a CDS encoding Na+/H+ antiporter codes for the protein MHELPELMALLAGALAVTALARRWGVSAPLALVVVGLAMSYLPGLPDYQLDPEIVLVLIIPPLLYSAALRSSSIGIKANLRPIGLLAFGLVLFSTLAAGLVAWWLVPGMSLGVALVLGAVVAPPDAVAAIAIGRRLGLPRRLMTVLGGESLVNDATALTAYRAAIAVVIGSGLSLLGGVGMFLLASAGGLVVGYVVGWLVHQVRARLDDGNLESAVGLLVPFATYLLAEEIHASGVLAVVVAGLYLGHRAPASDAATRLQDRAVWDAADTLLEALVFALIGLQLRTVVDGVSADLLPLTAAGLAVTAAVVVARVAWVFTTMYAPLWLSRKRDAPPWQHAVVVSWAGMRGVVSLAAASAVPVATLSGAPFPNRSEVVFLAFFVTLATLLLYGSTLPWLIRRLGVRGRDSYTDALAEAEAQHNAARAARDRLDDLTRESQPPGRVADRLRQAAQHRSNQAWERLGRSSDEVGESPSEAYRRLRGEMLAAERDVFVRFRDEHRIDDEVLRRVLHELDLEELMLRRE